In Musa acuminata AAA Group cultivar baxijiao chromosome BXJ2-10, Cavendish_Baxijiao_AAA, whole genome shotgun sequence, a genomic segment contains:
- the LOC108951501 gene encoding uncharacterized protein LOC108951501 isoform X3 — MTNAAMEELCSNDGNNSGGGGRERYTEFMEDSCCARNCLGPKPSIARFIYAIIFLVTCLLAWTIRDYGRNALSELERLKGCHGARYCLGAEGTKKLEDSRNFWHSEWWPAKIIIWIGFMVVPFFVPSAFIQFYGKFAHFGAGAFLMIQLISVISFITWLNDCCQSDRYARRCRYQVMVLSVAAYVASILGIILMYIWYVPSLSCRLNILFITLTLVLLQLMTLASMHSKVKAGFLAPGLMGMYIVYLCWSAIKSEPLTEICNKKAAVATSADWLIIVSFVIGVLAIVIATFSTGIDSKCLQFRKTEADLEDDVPYGYGFFHFVFAMGAMYFAMLFVGWNAHNTMQNRWTIDVGWVSTWVRIVNEWVAILVYIWMLVAPFVWRSRRQADSV; from the exons ATGACGAACGCCGCCATGGAGGAACTCTGCAGCAATGACGGCAACaatagcggcggcggcggcagggaGAGGTACACGGAGTTCATGGAGGACTCGTGCTGCGCCCGCAACTGCCTCGGGCCGAAACCCTCCATAGCGAGGTTCATCTACGCTATCATCTTCCTGGTCACCTGCCTCCTCGCGTGGACTATTCGGGACTATGGCCGCAACGCCCTCTCCGAGCTCGAGA GACTGAAAGGTTGTCATGGTGCTCGCTACTGTTTGGGCGCGGAAG GAACGAAGAAATTGGAAGATTCTCGAAATTTCTGGCACTCCGAATGGTGGCCTGCTAAGATAATCATTTGGATTGGCTTCATGGTGGTACCATTCTTCGTGCCTTCTGCATTTATCCAGTTCTATG GGAAGTTTGCACACTTTGGTGCAGG gGCATTTCTTATGATTCAACTTATCAGCGTGATCAGTTTCATAACTTGGCTAAATGACTGCTGTCAATCAGACAGATATGCAAGGAGATG TCGATACCAAGTGATGGTACTGTCAGTCGCAGCGTATGTGGCATCCATCTTGGGAATTATCTTGATGTATATCTGGTATGTGCCCAGTTTATCCTGCAGGCTCAATATCCTTTTCATCACCTTGACTTTGGTGCTTCTACAACTCATGACACTCGCATCTATGCATTCCAAG GTTAAAGCAGGATTTCTGGCACCAGGGTTGATGGGAATGTATATTGTGTATCTTTGCTGGAGTGCAATCAAGAG TGAGCCGCTGACAGAGATATGCAATAAAAAAGCAGCAGTTGCAACTAGTGCAGACTGGCTTATTATTGTG AGCTTTGTTATTGGTGTCCTCGCAATAGTGATTGCTACATTTTCAACAGGGATAGACTCCAAGTGCCTTCAG TTCAGGAAAACTGAAGCAGACTTGGAAGATGACGTTCCCTATGGGTATGGcttttttcattttgtttttgCGATGGGAGCAATGTACTTTGCCATGCTGTTTGTTGGCTGGAATGCACATAATACCATGCAAAA CAGGTGGACAATAGACGTTGGATGGGTCAGCACTTGGGTCAGAATCGTCAATGAATGGGTAGCAATACTTGTCTACA TATGGATGCTCGTTGCTCCCTTCGTCTGGAGGAGCAGAAGGCAAGCAGATTCAGTATAG
- the LOC108951501 gene encoding uncharacterized protein LOC108951501 isoform X1 → MTNAAMEELCSNDGNNSGGGGRERYTEFMEDSCCARNCLGPKPSIARFIYAIIFLVTCLLAWTIRDYGRNALSELERLKGCHGARYCLGAEGVLRISFGCFLFFFVMFLSTVGTKKLEDSRNFWHSEWWPAKIIIWIGFMVVPFFVPSAFIQFYGKFAHFGAGAFLMIQLISVISFITWLNDCCQSDRYARRCRYQVMVLSVAAYVASILGIILMYIWYVPSLSCRLNILFITLTLVLLQLMTLASMHSKVKAGFLAPGLMGMYIVYLCWSAIKSEPLTEICNKKAAVATSADWLIIVSFVIGVLAIVIATFSTGIDSKCLQFRKTEADLEDDVPYGYGFFHFVFAMGAMYFAMLFVGWNAHNTMQNRWTIDVGWVSTWVRIVNEWVAILVYIWMLVAPFVWRSRRQADSV, encoded by the exons ATGACGAACGCCGCCATGGAGGAACTCTGCAGCAATGACGGCAACaatagcggcggcggcggcagggaGAGGTACACGGAGTTCATGGAGGACTCGTGCTGCGCCCGCAACTGCCTCGGGCCGAAACCCTCCATAGCGAGGTTCATCTACGCTATCATCTTCCTGGTCACCTGCCTCCTCGCGTGGACTATTCGGGACTATGGCCGCAACGCCCTCTCCGAGCTCGAGA GACTGAAAGGTTGTCATGGTGCTCGCTACTGTTTGGGCGCGGAAGGTGTGCTCCGCATTAGCTTTGGCTGCTTT TTATTCTTTTTTGTCATGTTCCTATCAACTGTAGGAACGAAGAAATTGGAAGATTCTCGAAATTTCTGGCACTCCGAATGGTGGCCTGCTAAGATAATCATTTGGATTGGCTTCATGGTGGTACCATTCTTCGTGCCTTCTGCATTTATCCAGTTCTATG GGAAGTTTGCACACTTTGGTGCAGG gGCATTTCTTATGATTCAACTTATCAGCGTGATCAGTTTCATAACTTGGCTAAATGACTGCTGTCAATCAGACAGATATGCAAGGAGATG TCGATACCAAGTGATGGTACTGTCAGTCGCAGCGTATGTGGCATCCATCTTGGGAATTATCTTGATGTATATCTGGTATGTGCCCAGTTTATCCTGCAGGCTCAATATCCTTTTCATCACCTTGACTTTGGTGCTTCTACAACTCATGACACTCGCATCTATGCATTCCAAG GTTAAAGCAGGATTTCTGGCACCAGGGTTGATGGGAATGTATATTGTGTATCTTTGCTGGAGTGCAATCAAGAG TGAGCCGCTGACAGAGATATGCAATAAAAAAGCAGCAGTTGCAACTAGTGCAGACTGGCTTATTATTGTG AGCTTTGTTATTGGTGTCCTCGCAATAGTGATTGCTACATTTTCAACAGGGATAGACTCCAAGTGCCTTCAG TTCAGGAAAACTGAAGCAGACTTGGAAGATGACGTTCCCTATGGGTATGGcttttttcattttgtttttgCGATGGGAGCAATGTACTTTGCCATGCTGTTTGTTGGCTGGAATGCACATAATACCATGCAAAA CAGGTGGACAATAGACGTTGGATGGGTCAGCACTTGGGTCAGAATCGTCAATGAATGGGTAGCAATACTTGTCTACA TATGGATGCTCGTTGCTCCCTTCGTCTGGAGGAGCAGAAGGCAAGCAGATTCAGTATAG
- the LOC108951501 gene encoding uncharacterized protein LOC108951501 isoform X2 — protein MTNAAMEELCSNDGNNSGGGGRERYTEFMEDSCCARNCLGPKPSIARFIYAIIFLVTCLLAWTIRDYGRNALSELERLKGCHGARYCLGAEGVLRISFGCFLFFFVMFLSTVGTKKLEDSRNFWHSEWWPAKIIIWIGFMVVPFFVPSAFIQFYGKFAHFGAGAFLMIQLISVISFITWLNDCCQSDRYARRCRYQVMVLSVAAYVASILGIILMYIWYVPSLSCRLNILFITLTLVLLQLMTLASMHSKVKAGFLAPGLMGMYIVYLCWSAIKSEPLTEICNKKAAVATSADWLIIVSFVIGVLAIVIATFSTGIDSKCLQFRKTEADLEDDVPYGYGFFHFVFAMGAMYFAMLFVGWNAHNTMQKWTIDVGWVSTWVRIVNEWVAILVYIWMLVAPFVWRSRRQADSV, from the exons ATGACGAACGCCGCCATGGAGGAACTCTGCAGCAATGACGGCAACaatagcggcggcggcggcagggaGAGGTACACGGAGTTCATGGAGGACTCGTGCTGCGCCCGCAACTGCCTCGGGCCGAAACCCTCCATAGCGAGGTTCATCTACGCTATCATCTTCCTGGTCACCTGCCTCCTCGCGTGGACTATTCGGGACTATGGCCGCAACGCCCTCTCCGAGCTCGAGA GACTGAAAGGTTGTCATGGTGCTCGCTACTGTTTGGGCGCGGAAGGTGTGCTCCGCATTAGCTTTGGCTGCTTT TTATTCTTTTTTGTCATGTTCCTATCAACTGTAGGAACGAAGAAATTGGAAGATTCTCGAAATTTCTGGCACTCCGAATGGTGGCCTGCTAAGATAATCATTTGGATTGGCTTCATGGTGGTACCATTCTTCGTGCCTTCTGCATTTATCCAGTTCTATG GGAAGTTTGCACACTTTGGTGCAGG gGCATTTCTTATGATTCAACTTATCAGCGTGATCAGTTTCATAACTTGGCTAAATGACTGCTGTCAATCAGACAGATATGCAAGGAGATG TCGATACCAAGTGATGGTACTGTCAGTCGCAGCGTATGTGGCATCCATCTTGGGAATTATCTTGATGTATATCTGGTATGTGCCCAGTTTATCCTGCAGGCTCAATATCCTTTTCATCACCTTGACTTTGGTGCTTCTACAACTCATGACACTCGCATCTATGCATTCCAAG GTTAAAGCAGGATTTCTGGCACCAGGGTTGATGGGAATGTATATTGTGTATCTTTGCTGGAGTGCAATCAAGAG TGAGCCGCTGACAGAGATATGCAATAAAAAAGCAGCAGTTGCAACTAGTGCAGACTGGCTTATTATTGTG AGCTTTGTTATTGGTGTCCTCGCAATAGTGATTGCTACATTTTCAACAGGGATAGACTCCAAGTGCCTTCAG TTCAGGAAAACTGAAGCAGACTTGGAAGATGACGTTCCCTATGGGTATGGcttttttcattttgtttttgCGATGGGAGCAATGTACTTTGCCATGCTGTTTGTTGGCTGGAATGCACATAATACCATGCAAAA GTGGACAATAGACGTTGGATGGGTCAGCACTTGGGTCAGAATCGTCAATGAATGGGTAGCAATACTTGTCTACA TATGGATGCTCGTTGCTCCCTTCGTCTGGAGGAGCAGAAGGCAAGCAGATTCAGTATAG
- the LOC135625918 gene encoding probable sulfate transporter 3.4 isoform X2 yields the protein MVGSSNRVESFPDATDLEASIPFPTPSLTPFQVHNVSVPQEQTTFQSLKQRLGEVFFPDDPFHQFKNKSFLRKMVLALHYFFPIFQWGSDYHLKLLKSDAISGVTIASLAIPQGISYAKLAGLPPVIGLYSSFVPPLIYSVLGSSRDLAVGPVSIASLVMGSMLREVVSPDKEPTLYLQLAFTATFFAGVFQASLGLLRLGFIVDFLSKPTLTGFMGGAAIIVSLQQLKGLLGIVHFTTKMGFIPVMQSVFENRTEWAWQTVVMGLSFLAFLLIARHISLRRPKLFWVSAAAPLTSVILSTILSFIFKAPNHGIKTIGHLQEGVNPPSVNMLDFGGPYLSLAIKTGIITGILALTEGMAVGRTFASLKNYQIDGNKEMVAIGAMNMAGSCASCYVTTGSFSRSAVNYNAGCKTALSNIVMASAVLFTMLFLMPLFYYTPNVMLSAIIIAAVIGLIDVRGAFLLWKVDKFDFLACMSAFFGVLLVSVQMGLAIAVGISLFKILIHATRPNTVILGNVPGTNSYRNLAQYREAVRVPSFLILGIESPIYFTNSMYLQESNCQSSSFVQKCFCITTNICNSWSQNLEMGARRGREDREVERELPQVHRAGHGCRDSNGHKRHGSALRAEEDVRQEISRSCTG from the exons ATGGTTGGAAGCTCGAACAGAGTGGAAAGCTTCCCAGATGCCACAGACCTTGAAGCCTCCATACCCTTCCCGACACCAAGCTTGACACCTTTTCAGGTCCACAATGTGTCTGTGCCACAGGAACAGACCACATTTCAGTCTCTCAAGCAGAGGCTAGGTGAGGTATTCTTCCCTGATGATCCTTTCCACCAGTTCAAGAACAAGTCTTTCCTCAGGAAGATGGTCTTGGCGCTGCATTATTTCTTCCCCATCTTCCAGTGGGGCTCTGATTACCACCTTAAGCTCCTCAAGTCTGATGCCATCTCAGGCGTCACCATTGCTAGTTTGGCCATCCCACAA GGAATTAGCTACGCTAAGCTTGCCGGTCTGCCTCCCGTCATCGGCCTCT ATTCCAGTTTTGTGCCACCATTGATTTATTCTGTTCTTGGGAGCTCGAGAGATCTCGCCGTCGGCCCGGTATCAATTGCATCGTTGGTCATGGGATCCATGTTAAGAGAGGTGGTCTCCCCTGATAAGGAGCCTACCCTGTATCTTCAGCTTGCTTTCACGGCTACCTTCTTTGCTGGTGTTTTCCAAGCCAGCTTGGGTCTTCTAAG GTTGGGTTTCATCGTAGATTTTCTATCGAAGCCGACGCTGACCGGGTTCATGGGCGGTGCGGCGATCATCGTATCACTCCAGCAGCTGAAAGGGCTGCTCGGAATAGTTCACTTCACTACAAAGATGGGATTCATTCCGGTGATGCAGTCTGTTTTCGAGAATAGGACAGag TGGGCTTGGCAAACAGTCGTCATGGGTCTCTCCTTCCTGGCTTTCCTGCTGATAGCAAGGCATATA AGCCTTAGGAGACCCAAGCTGTTCTGGGTATCAGCAGCTGCTCCTCTTACCTCGGTGATCCTCTCCACCATCCTCTCCTTCATCTTCAAAGCTCCAAACCATGGCATCAAAACG ATTGGGCACTTACAGGAAGGGGTGAACCCTCCCTCGGTGAACATGCTGGACTTTGGAGGCCCCTACCTGAGTCTTGCAATCAAAACGGGAATAATTACTGGAATCCTGGCTCTCACA GAAGGAATGGCCGTGGGGAGGACATTTGCTTCCCTGAAGAACTATCAGATTGATGGTAACAAAGAGATGGTGGCCATAGGAGCCATGAACATGGCAGGATCATGCGCTTCATGTTATGTCACAACTG GTTCATTTTCTCGATCGGCTGTGAACTATAACGCTGGGTGTAAAACAGCACTATCCAACATAGTCATGGCATCTGCTGTGCTCTTCACAATGCTATTTCTCATGCCACTGTTCTATTATACTCCCAACGTGATGCTGTCAGCGATCATTATAGCGGCGGTGATCGGACTGATCGATGTCCGAGGTGCATTCCTGCTGTGGAAGGTGGACAAATTTGATTTCCTGGCTTGCATGAGCGCTTTCTTTGGGGTTCTCCTCGTCTCGGTGCAGATGGGTCTCGCCATAGCT GTGGGCATCTCATTGTTCAAAATTCTGATTCACGCTACCAGGCCGAACACGGTGATCTTGGGAAACGTCCCGGGAACGAACAGCTACAGGAATCTGGCACAATACAGGGAGGCCGTAAGGGTGCCTTCGTTTCTGATCCTCGGCATCGAGTCCCCTATCTATTTCACCAATTCGATGTATCTGCAAGAAAG CAACTGCCAATCAAGTTCCTTCGTACAGAAGTGTTTTTGCATTACGACAAACATATGTAATTCTTGGTCGCAGAATCTTGAGATGGGTgcgagaagaggaagagaggatCGTGAAGTCGAACGAGAGCTCCCTCAAGTGCATCGTGCTGGACATGGCTG CCGTGACAGCAATGGACACAAACGGCATGGAAGCGCTCTCAGAGCTGAAGAAGACGTTCGACAGGAGATCTCTCGAT CTTGTACTGGCTAA
- the LOC135625918 gene encoding probable sulfate transporter 3.4 isoform X1, which produces MVGSSNRVESFPDATDLEASIPFPTPSLTPFQVHNVSVPQEQTTFQSLKQRLGEVFFPDDPFHQFKNKSFLRKMVLALHYFFPIFQWGSDYHLKLLKSDAISGVTIASLAIPQGISYAKLAGLPPVIGLYSSFVPPLIYSVLGSSRDLAVGPVSIASLVMGSMLREVVSPDKEPTLYLQLAFTATFFAGVFQASLGLLRLGFIVDFLSKPTLTGFMGGAAIIVSLQQLKGLLGIVHFTTKMGFIPVMQSVFENRTEWAWQTVVMGLSFLAFLLIARHISLRRPKLFWVSAAAPLTSVILSTILSFIFKAPNHGIKTIGHLQEGVNPPSVNMLDFGGPYLSLAIKTGIITGILALTEGMAVGRTFASLKNYQIDGNKEMVAIGAMNMAGSCASCYVTTGSFSRSAVNYNAGCKTALSNIVMASAVLFTMLFLMPLFYYTPNVMLSAIIIAAVIGLIDVRGAFLLWKVDKFDFLACMSAFFGVLLVSVQMGLAIAVGISLFKILIHATRPNTVILGNVPGTNSYRNLAQYREAVRVPSFLILGIESPIYFTNSMYLQERILRWVREEEERIVKSNESSLKCIVLDMAAVTAMDTNGMEALSELKKTFDRRSLDLVLANPVGEVAQKLSRSGTWELFGSEHIYMTVGEAIAAASYKCQT; this is translated from the exons ATGGTTGGAAGCTCGAACAGAGTGGAAAGCTTCCCAGATGCCACAGACCTTGAAGCCTCCATACCCTTCCCGACACCAAGCTTGACACCTTTTCAGGTCCACAATGTGTCTGTGCCACAGGAACAGACCACATTTCAGTCTCTCAAGCAGAGGCTAGGTGAGGTATTCTTCCCTGATGATCCTTTCCACCAGTTCAAGAACAAGTCTTTCCTCAGGAAGATGGTCTTGGCGCTGCATTATTTCTTCCCCATCTTCCAGTGGGGCTCTGATTACCACCTTAAGCTCCTCAAGTCTGATGCCATCTCAGGCGTCACCATTGCTAGTTTGGCCATCCCACAA GGAATTAGCTACGCTAAGCTTGCCGGTCTGCCTCCCGTCATCGGCCTCT ATTCCAGTTTTGTGCCACCATTGATTTATTCTGTTCTTGGGAGCTCGAGAGATCTCGCCGTCGGCCCGGTATCAATTGCATCGTTGGTCATGGGATCCATGTTAAGAGAGGTGGTCTCCCCTGATAAGGAGCCTACCCTGTATCTTCAGCTTGCTTTCACGGCTACCTTCTTTGCTGGTGTTTTCCAAGCCAGCTTGGGTCTTCTAAG GTTGGGTTTCATCGTAGATTTTCTATCGAAGCCGACGCTGACCGGGTTCATGGGCGGTGCGGCGATCATCGTATCACTCCAGCAGCTGAAAGGGCTGCTCGGAATAGTTCACTTCACTACAAAGATGGGATTCATTCCGGTGATGCAGTCTGTTTTCGAGAATAGGACAGag TGGGCTTGGCAAACAGTCGTCATGGGTCTCTCCTTCCTGGCTTTCCTGCTGATAGCAAGGCATATA AGCCTTAGGAGACCCAAGCTGTTCTGGGTATCAGCAGCTGCTCCTCTTACCTCGGTGATCCTCTCCACCATCCTCTCCTTCATCTTCAAAGCTCCAAACCATGGCATCAAAACG ATTGGGCACTTACAGGAAGGGGTGAACCCTCCCTCGGTGAACATGCTGGACTTTGGAGGCCCCTACCTGAGTCTTGCAATCAAAACGGGAATAATTACTGGAATCCTGGCTCTCACA GAAGGAATGGCCGTGGGGAGGACATTTGCTTCCCTGAAGAACTATCAGATTGATGGTAACAAAGAGATGGTGGCCATAGGAGCCATGAACATGGCAGGATCATGCGCTTCATGTTATGTCACAACTG GTTCATTTTCTCGATCGGCTGTGAACTATAACGCTGGGTGTAAAACAGCACTATCCAACATAGTCATGGCATCTGCTGTGCTCTTCACAATGCTATTTCTCATGCCACTGTTCTATTATACTCCCAACGTGATGCTGTCAGCGATCATTATAGCGGCGGTGATCGGACTGATCGATGTCCGAGGTGCATTCCTGCTGTGGAAGGTGGACAAATTTGATTTCCTGGCTTGCATGAGCGCTTTCTTTGGGGTTCTCCTCGTCTCGGTGCAGATGGGTCTCGCCATAGCT GTGGGCATCTCATTGTTCAAAATTCTGATTCACGCTACCAGGCCGAACACGGTGATCTTGGGAAACGTCCCGGGAACGAACAGCTACAGGAATCTGGCACAATACAGGGAGGCCGTAAGGGTGCCTTCGTTTCTGATCCTCGGCATCGAGTCCCCTATCTATTTCACCAATTCGATGTATCTGCAAGAAAG AATCTTGAGATGGGTgcgagaagaggaagagaggatCGTGAAGTCGAACGAGAGCTCCCTCAAGTGCATCGTGCTGGACATGGCTG CCGTGACAGCAATGGACACAAACGGCATGGAAGCGCTCTCAGAGCTGAAGAAGACGTTCGACAGGAGATCTCTCGAT CTTGTACTGGCTAATCCTGTTGGAGAAGTGGCACAGAAGCTGTCTCGTTCAGGTACTTGGGAGCTTTTCGGATCGGAACACATCTACATGACGGTGGGCGAGGCCATTGCTGCAGCCTCCTACAAGTGCCAGACTTGA
- the LOC135580910 gene encoding FCS-Like Zinc finger 10-like, translating into MLRKSSGPVRKDQSKGYLMYHSASGCCFSSDGVVKKTGVTFGSRGSLESDAVWSPASPLDKGFSSGINGRNKCWDGSRVGLGLIDALGDESSPWGKVLGFPRNENIVFASQMRSNISIPKSHQVGLGDDSLGAAPKSLQPRIGSSKPGSVCSGMTIELKGCRLEHEEFGLLHSCPVDTGRSLLLTKSIGNILRSNSEVLVSDSENSMDSWSLAKEDTSFSSSYEFISSLSASEIEQSEDYTCITSHGPNPKKTHIFGDCILDSHCIESPTIRNKQRKDNEGSCKKNSEGGKYICMHRVKEAFGSCKCRDRGSSLEKRIEKSRITSSVSPASAFHEETFLDDMKLAS; encoded by the exons ATGCTGAGGAAAAGCAGCGGACCAGTTCGCAAGGATCAAAGCAAAGGGTACCTGATGTATCATTCAGCCTCAGGCTGCTGCTTCTCGTCTGATGGTGTGGTGAAGAAGACCGGTGTGACGTTTGGCAGCAGGGGCTCGTTAGAGTCCGATGCAGTTTGGAGCCCTGCATCTCCTTTGGACAAGGGCTTTAGCTCAGGCATTAATGGTCGGAACAAATGTTGGGACGGAAGCAGGGTAGGCCTCGGCCTGATTGATGCTCTCGGTGATGAATCCAGTCCGTGGGGGAAGGTGTTAGGGTTCCCCAGGAACGAGAACATTGTGTTTGCTTCACAGATGAGGTCCAACATCTCAATCCCCAAATCACATCAGGTAGGTTTGGGAGATGATTCTTTGGGAGCGGCTCCAAAATCCTTACAACCTCGGATTGGATCATCCAAACCTGGTTCAGTTTGCTCAGGGATGACCATAGAATTAAAAGGATGTAGATTGGAACATGAGGAATTTGGACTGCTCCATTCATGTCCGGTGGATACCGGTAGATCTTTGCTCCTTACGAAATCCATCGGCAACATCCTTAGGTCCAATTCCGAAGTTCTTGTATCAGATTCCGAGAACTCCATGGATTCTTGGTCACTGGCCAAAGAGGACACCAGTTTTAGCTCTTCCTATGAATTTATCAGTTCACTTTCAGCAAGCGAGATCGAGCAATCGGAGGATTACACTTGCATTACATCTCATGGTCCTAACCCTAAGAAGACTCACATTTTTGGAGACTGCATACTTGACAGCCACTGCATTGAATCACCAACCATCAGGAACAAGCAGAGGAAAGACAATGAAGGGTCTTGCAAGAAGAATTCGGAGGGGGGAAAGTACATCTGCATGCATAG AGTCAAGGAAGCCTTTGGTAGCTGCAAATGTCGCGACCGGGGATCTTCGCTCGAAAAAAGGATAGAGAAATCCAGAATCACTTCATCTGTCTCTCCTGCTTCAGCATTCCATGAGGAGACATTTCTTGATGATATGAAACTGGCTTCGTAG
- the LOC135625380 gene encoding uncharacterized protein LOC135625380, protein MAKKRKPEAVTRRLDEVDRTIYSTFRGGANSLSQIYTQALAQKKVAFQAGERYALEKLYQLIVRYSDAGSTVTVADIVAYLQNETDGEDTLTPNSELVHQHFQSAIQSTNGNVDNSASMNGSAEGDRIHQIGHCDQTKNSSFATAALSSLVDSSSGLPCYLLQGPSSDGCLAQENETRYHESNPLNQNGEMGPFDLSSSSMDMHSDSPTR, encoded by the exons ATGGCGAAGAAGAGGAAGCCGGAGGCGGTGACGAGGCGGCTGGACGAGGTGGACCGCACCATCTACTCGACCTTCCGTGGCGGCGCCAACTCGCTGTCGCAGATCTACACCCAGGCCTTGGCGCAGAAGAAGGTCGCCTTCCAGGCCGGGGAGCGCTACGCCCTG GAAAAACTTTACCAACTGATTGTGAGATACAGTGATGCAGGGTCAACAGTGACTGTAGCTGATATAGTTGCTTATTTGCAG AATGAGACTGATGGTGAGGACACATTAACCCCAAATTCTGAATTGGTGCATCAACATTTTCAATCTGCAATACAGTCTACAAATGGGAACGTTGACAACTCTGCCAGTATGAACGGATCTGCAGAAGGTGATCGTATCCACCAGATTGGTCACTGTGATCAAACGAAGAACTCAAGCTTCGCAACTGCTGCTTTATCTAGCCTGGTTGACAGCAGCAGCGGTTTGCCTTGTTACCTATTGCAAGGTCCGAGTTCAGATGGTTGTCTGGCACAGGAAAATGAAACAAGGTACCACGAGTCAAACCCTCTTAACCAAAATGGAGAAATGGGTCCTTTTGATCTCAGTTCATCATCAATGGATATGCATTCTGATAGTCCCACACGATAG